The Pseudanabaena galeata CCNP1313 genome includes a region encoding these proteins:
- a CDS encoding Uma2 family endonuclease, with the protein MTFTLDPSSDRVTLPDHTQLPESDGTFEKNFQEHPQSILLTDSIEPILQQCHPDGQYAIGQDSGIYWRMTAPPEKGAEAPDWFYVPNVPPTLDGQSRRSYVLWQEFIAPLIILEFVSGTGKEERDRTPWTGKFFIYEQVIRPAFYGIYEVQKSSIELYRHVTNHFELVPANERGHFPIEELGVEIGIWQGVYQNLELPWLRWWDANGNLLLTGWETSEQEKLIAQQERLIAEQERQKNEILIAQLRAAGIEPQL; encoded by the coding sequence ATGACTTTTACCTTAGATCCATCTAGCGATCGCGTCACACTTCCCGACCATACGCAACTTCCCGAATCTGATGGTACTTTTGAGAAAAATTTTCAAGAGCATCCGCAAAGTATCCTGCTCACAGATTCGATTGAGCCGATTTTGCAACAATGTCATCCCGATGGACAATATGCGATCGGGCAAGATTCGGGAATATATTGGCGGATGACAGCCCCCCCTGAGAAAGGTGCAGAGGCTCCTGATTGGTTTTATGTGCCGAATGTCCCACCGACATTAGATGGTCAGTCTCGCCGATCCTATGTGCTGTGGCAAGAATTTATTGCACCGCTGATCATTTTAGAATTTGTGTCTGGTACTGGCAAAGAAGAACGCGATCGCACACCTTGGACAGGTAAATTTTTTATTTATGAGCAGGTGATTCGTCCTGCTTTTTATGGCATTTATGAGGTGCAGAAATCCAGCATTGAATTATATCGCCATGTGACAAATCACTTTGAATTGGTTCCTGCAAATGAGAGAGGGCATTTTCCCATTGAGGAGCTAGGTGTGGAGATTGGCATTTGGCAAGGTGTTTACCAAAATTTGGAACTGCCTTGGCTGCGTTGGTGGGATGCTAACGGCAATTTGCTGTTAACAGGCTGGGAAACTTCTGAACAAGAAAAGTTAATCGCGCAACAGGAAAGGTTAATTGCCGAGCAAGAGCGTCAAAAAAATGAGATCTTGATTGCCCAACTGCGTGCGGCGGGGATTGAACCTCAGCTATAA